A single Thermaerobacter sp. FW80 DNA region contains:
- a CDS encoding PTS transporter subunit EIIC: MLASKLGAGFPGGIVAGFLAGYLAAWLVRAIRLPRTLEGLKPVLLVPVLATGVTGLLMIYVVGSPLKAVMNALTAWLQGLSGGNAILLGLVLGAMMAFDMGGPVNKAAYTFATGLLA; the protein is encoded by the coding sequence ATGCTGGCGAGCAAGCTGGGGGCAGGCTTCCCCGGTGGGATCGTGGCAGGCTTCCTGGCCGGCTACCTGGCGGCGTGGCTGGTGCGGGCGATTCGCCTCCCGCGTACGCTGGAGGGCCTGAAGCCGGTGCTCCTCGTGCCCGTCCTGGCCACAGGGGTGACGGGCCTGCTCATGATCTACGTGGTCGGTAGCCCCCTCAAGGCCGTGATGAATGCGTTGACGGCCTGGTTGCAGGGGTTGAGTGGCGGTAACGCGATCCTCCTTGGCCTCGTGCTCGGAGCCATGATGGCCTTCGACATGGGTGGGCCGGTCAACAAGGCAGCGTATACCTTTGCTACCGGGCTGTTGGCGTGA
- the thrB gene encoding homoserine kinase yields MSRRSARRGETGTVPGDHPPARAVAWARAPATSANLGPGFDCLGMALPRWELRAWLTPAEVDPRRWSCTEHQVRWNLHGRGPAAAPPEENLVVRAICAAFARAGQAHPPAWRLAIRSTIPPARGLGSSAAAIVAGLAVANQWLRRAGRPLTPGELLQLAADLEGHADNVAAALLGGVVLAWREADAAQRWRATSLMLANRWLAVLAIPAVSGYTHEARGALPATVSHGDAAFNVARVGLLVAALTAGRGELLRQAMEDRLHQPYRMRLFPWLSTLIQRALAAGADGACLSGAGPSVLALVRPERARGVARALASGLAAAGIDGRVVLCPVGGPGCRSGLVVRRAARRPPEGRRAPSRGDDFVPESQGLAAGLACLDGPAAARVTGPA; encoded by the coding sequence ATGTCGAGGCGGTCTGCGAGGCGTGGTGAAACGGGGACGGTACCGGGCGACCACCCACCCGCGCGAGCGGTCGCGTGGGCGCGGGCGCCGGCGACCAGCGCCAATCTGGGGCCGGGGTTCGACTGCCTCGGCATGGCCCTGCCGCGATGGGAGCTGCGGGCCTGGTTGACCCCGGCCGAGGTGGACCCGCGGCGGTGGTCCTGCACGGAACACCAGGTCCGGTGGAACCTGCACGGTCGCGGCCCAGCTGCCGCACCGCCCGAGGAGAACCTGGTGGTGCGCGCCATCTGTGCCGCCTTCGCCCGGGCCGGACAGGCCCACCCGCCCGCTTGGCGCCTGGCGATTCGCAGCACGATCCCTCCTGCTCGTGGGCTCGGCTCAAGTGCCGCGGCGATCGTCGCCGGGCTGGCGGTCGCCAATCAGTGGTTACGCCGGGCGGGACGGCCCCTGACGCCGGGCGAGCTGCTGCAGCTGGCAGCGGACCTCGAGGGCCACGCCGACAACGTGGCGGCAGCCCTCCTGGGTGGGGTGGTGCTAGCGTGGCGCGAGGCGGATGCTGCCCAACGCTGGCGCGCGACGTCCCTGATGCTCGCCAACCGCTGGCTGGCGGTGCTCGCCATTCCGGCTGTCAGCGGCTATACCCACGAAGCCCGCGGTGCCCTGCCCGCCACGGTTAGCCACGGCGACGCGGCCTTCAACGTGGCGCGGGTGGGTCTGTTGGTGGCCGCCCTGACCGCAGGGCGCGGTGAGCTCTTGCGGCAGGCCATGGAGGATCGTCTCCACCAGCCGTACCGTATGCGGTTGTTCCCCTGGCTCAGCACTTTGATTCAACGGGCCTTGGCCGCGGGTGCCGACGGCGCTTGCCTGAGCGGTGCCGGTCCGAGCGTCCTCGCGTTGGTGCGCCCTGAGCGCGCGCGGGGTGTGGCCCGGGCGCTGGCTTCCGGCCTTGCCGCCGCGGGTATCGACGGGCGTGTAGTCCTGTGTCCGGTCGGCGGGCCGGGATGCCGGTCGGGTCTCGTCGTGCGTCGGGCGGCCCGGCGCCCACCTGAGGGTCGCCGAGCCCCGAGTCGGGGCGACGATTTCGTGCCTGAAAGCCAAGGTTTGGCCGCCGGCCTCGCGTGCTTGGATGGGCCTGCAGCCGCTAGGGTGACAGGGCCGGCGTGA
- the thrC gene encoding threonine synthase codes for MHRDLGTLSDIPRQGIIARYRDWLPVPPGAEPITLGEGDTPLIRADRLLEQLPPDRRPPGLFLKFEGANPTGSFKDRGMTMALTCARARGAQAVICASTGNTAAAAAAYAARAGMDCWLVLPAGGVAAGKVSQAVACGARILPVRGSFDDALAAVRQVVAERPDLVLVNSLNPDRLEGQKTAAFEVVDQLAARGEDEPAAVFLPVGNGGNITAYHMGFATYAAAGRLGRLPRLYGVQAEGAAPLVRGRPVDRPQTVASAIRIGRPVYGDRALAAVRETGGRVLAVSDEEILVAQRLLARLEGVFVEPASAASVAGLLKLARGDEPGWEVPEGPVVCVLTGHGLKDVDTALRAARSGDAGSADLAALEAEALEPDAIVQRLLSVPAGGQQE; via the coding sequence ATGCATCGCGACCTTGGGACTCTCAGCGACATCCCACGCCAGGGGATCATCGCCCGTTACCGCGACTGGCTGCCGGTACCTCCCGGCGCGGAGCCGATCACCCTGGGAGAGGGCGACACACCGCTGATCCGGGCGGATCGGTTGCTGGAGCAACTGCCGCCCGACCGCCGCCCGCCGGGCCTGTTCCTCAAGTTCGAAGGGGCCAACCCGACGGGATCCTTCAAGGACCGGGGCATGACCATGGCCCTGACGTGCGCCCGGGCCCGGGGCGCCCAGGCGGTGATCTGCGCTTCCACGGGCAACACGGCGGCGGCCGCGGCCGCCTACGCGGCCCGGGCGGGCATGGACTGCTGGCTGGTGCTTCCGGCGGGGGGCGTGGCCGCCGGCAAGGTGAGCCAGGCCGTGGCCTGCGGGGCGCGGATCCTCCCGGTGCGGGGAAGCTTCGACGACGCCCTGGCCGCCGTGCGACAGGTGGTGGCCGAGCGGCCGGACCTGGTGCTCGTCAACTCCCTGAATCCCGATCGCCTGGAGGGCCAGAAGACGGCCGCCTTCGAGGTGGTGGACCAGCTGGCGGCCCGCGGTGAGGACGAACCGGCGGCCGTGTTCCTCCCCGTCGGCAATGGGGGCAACATCACCGCCTACCACATGGGGTTCGCCACCTATGCGGCGGCGGGTCGGCTGGGGCGCCTGCCGCGACTCTACGGCGTCCAGGCCGAGGGGGCGGCCCCGCTGGTGCGAGGCCGGCCCGTGGACCGGCCGCAGACGGTGGCGTCGGCCATTCGCATCGGCCGGCCGGTGTACGGGGACCGGGCCCTGGCGGCGGTGCGGGAGACCGGGGGCCGGGTGCTGGCGGTCAGCGACGAGGAGATCCTCGTCGCCCAGCGGCTCCTGGCCCGGCTGGAAGGCGTCTTCGTCGAGCCGGCCTCGGCGGCCTCCGTGGCGGGCCTGCTCAAGCTGGCCCGGGGGGACGAACCCGGCTGGGAGGTGCCCGAGGGGCCCGTGGTGTGCGTGCTGACGGGGCACGGCCTGAAGGACGTCGACACCGCCCTGCGGGCGGCGCGGTCCGGCGACGCCGGGTCAGCGGACCTCGCCGCGCTGGAGGCGGAGGCCCTGGAACCGGATGCCATCGTGCAGCGATTGCTGTCGGTGCCCGCGGGAGGTCAGCAGGAATGA
- a CDS encoding SRPBCC domain-containing protein, giving the protein MIRRTVVVRRPVEDVFDRFTAGMGHWWPLEQFSYGGDRAGDLILEGHAGGRFYERFRDGEEHEIGRVLVYDPPHRVVFTWNQANWAGSTEVEVRFHPEGTGTRIELEHRGWEQLGEAGTGTQQAFDGGWGVILDRFASWASP; this is encoded by the coding sequence ATGATTCGACGCACCGTTGTCGTCCGCAGGCCCGTGGAGGACGTCTTTGACCGCTTCACGGCCGGCATGGGGCACTGGTGGCCGCTGGAGCAGTTCTCCTACGGCGGCGACCGCGCCGGCGACCTGATCCTCGAAGGCCATGCCGGAGGCCGGTTCTACGAGCGGTTCCGGGACGGCGAAGAGCACGAGATCGGCCGGGTCCTGGTCTACGATCCGCCCCACCGGGTGGTGTTCACCTGGAACCAGGCCAACTGGGCCGGGTCCACCGAGGTCGAGGTCCGGTTCCATCCCGAGGGTACCGGCACCCGCATCGAGCTGGAGCACCGGGGTTGGGAACAACTCGGCGAGGCGGGCACCGGGACGCAGCAGGCCTTTGATGGCGGATGGGGTGTGATCCTCGATCGGTTTGCGTCCTGGGCGTCTCCCTGA
- a CDS encoding helix-turn-helix transcriptional regulator, with protein sequence MDLDRAFAALADPTRRHIVTVLRSGPQDVGTLARPLPISRPAVSKHLAVLVAAGLVEVEKSGRRRLYCLHPEGFAEVRRWLDQVARTWDVALERFRRHVEGDGEG encoded by the coding sequence ATGGATCTCGATCGCGCGTTCGCGGCCCTGGCGGACCCGACGCGGCGCCACATCGTCACCGTGCTCCGGTCGGGGCCGCAGGATGTGGGCACCCTGGCAAGACCGCTCCCCATCAGCCGGCCGGCGGTGTCGAAGCACCTGGCCGTCCTCGTGGCTGCGGGCTTGGTCGAGGTCGAAAAGTCGGGGCGGCGCCGGCTCTACTGCCTTCATCCGGAAGGGTTTGCCGAGGTGCGCAGGTGGCTGGACCAGGTGGCCAGGACCTGGGACGTCGCCCTGGAGCGCTTCCGCCGCCACGTCGAGGGGGACGGTGAGGGATGA
- a CDS encoding transposase translates to MAYNFRPVNRDQLYLLPPSLRDWLPEDHLAWFLIDAVEPMDLRAFYEKYRADGWGGESYDPTMMVTLLLYAYCVGERSSRRIVRLCLEDVAFRVITANQKPDHVTIARFRQRHARELAALFTQVLRLCREAGLGKVGVVALDGTKVKANASLAANRTYDVIRQEVEKMLREAEATDREEDARYGPGRRGDELPEELRSRQSRLERLKACKRRLEDEAAREAARQQARIDERKAQEQATGKKRRGRKPKAPDASVDPAAKANVTDPDSRILKTRQGFVQGYNAQAVVTEDQLIVAAAVTQDANDVGQLHPMLQQAQANLQAAGVDKPIRAVVADAGYWSEANVKQAPVEGPELFLATSKEWKQRQAWKDTPPPRGRIPKGLSLRERMERKLRTRRGQAIYAKRSQTVEPVFGQIKTVRGADRFLRRGLAACDSEWKLFCLTHNLLKLWRKVTKGSASSPFGWMAAALA, encoded by the coding sequence ATGGCCTACAACTTCCGCCCGGTGAACCGCGACCAACTGTACCTGCTCCCACCGAGCCTTCGCGACTGGCTGCCCGAGGACCATCTGGCCTGGTTCCTGATCGACGCCGTCGAGCCGATGGACCTGCGGGCCTTTTACGAGAAGTACCGCGCCGACGGTTGGGGCGGAGAGAGTTACGACCCGACCATGATGGTGACGCTGCTGCTGTACGCCTACTGCGTCGGCGAGCGGTCCAGCCGGCGGATCGTGCGACTGTGCCTCGAGGACGTGGCCTTCCGGGTGATCACCGCCAACCAGAAGCCGGATCACGTGACCATCGCCCGCTTCCGCCAGCGCCATGCACGGGAGCTGGCCGCGCTGTTCACCCAGGTGCTGCGGCTGTGCCGCGAAGCGGGGCTGGGGAAGGTCGGCGTGGTGGCACTGGACGGGACGAAAGTCAAGGCCAACGCCTCGCTGGCGGCCAACCGAACGTATGATGTGATTCGCCAGGAAGTGGAGAAGATGCTCCGGGAGGCGGAGGCCACGGACCGGGAAGAAGATGCGCGGTACGGCCCCGGGCGCCGCGGGGATGAGTTGCCGGAGGAACTGCGCTCCCGCCAGAGCCGGCTGGAGCGGCTGAAGGCATGCAAGCGGCGGCTGGAGGACGAGGCGGCCCGGGAAGCGGCCCGGCAGCAGGCCCGCATCGACGAACGGAAAGCCCAGGAGCAGGCGACCGGCAAGAAGCGGCGGGGGCGGAAGCCGAAGGCGCCGGATGCCTCGGTGGATCCGGCGGCCAAGGCCAACGTGACGGATCCGGACAGCCGGATCCTCAAGACCCGGCAGGGCTTTGTGCAAGGGTACAACGCCCAGGCGGTGGTGACCGAAGACCAGCTCATCGTGGCGGCGGCGGTGACGCAGGACGCCAACGACGTGGGCCAACTGCACCCGATGCTCCAACAAGCGCAAGCCAACCTCCAGGCAGCAGGTGTGGACAAACCCATCCGCGCCGTGGTGGCCGACGCGGGGTACTGGAGCGAGGCGAACGTGAAGCAGGCGCCGGTCGAGGGGCCGGAACTTTTCCTGGCGACGAGCAAGGAGTGGAAGCAGCGCCAAGCCTGGAAGGACACACCCCCTCCGCGAGGCCGCATCCCCAAGGGGCTGAGCCTGCGGGAGCGGATGGAACGCAAGCTGCGGACCCGGCGAGGACAGGCGATCTACGCCAAGCGCAGCCAGACCGTGGAGCCGGTGTTTGGGCAGATCAAGACCGTGCGAGGCGCCGACCGGTTCCTCCGTCGGGGTCTGGCGGCGTGTGACAGCGAGTGGAAGCTGTTCTGCCTGACCCATAACTTGCTGAAGCTCTGGCGGAAGGTAACGAAGGGGTCCGCATCCTCACCCTTTGGTTGGATGGCGGCCGCGTTGGCGTAG
- a CDS encoding AMP-binding protein, which produces MGRTASGAGEGLALNLIQRVCVGDILTRTAQRYPDKVAIADLDGGVSLTYAELNHHANRVARSLLGLGLRHQDMVAIMSRNTWQFVVTYFACAKEPVSRTQVFPQDCSPGRLSESIGWNSPSPEVFLWPTTSAR; this is translated from the coding sequence ATGGGACGTACGGCTTCTGGAGCCGGAGAGGGGTTGGCCCTCAACCTGATCCAGCGCGTCTGTGTGGGCGACATCCTGACCCGCACGGCCCAGCGGTACCCGGACAAGGTGGCCATCGCCGACCTCGACGGGGGAGTGTCCCTGACCTACGCCGAGCTGAACCACCATGCCAACCGGGTCGCCCGCTCGCTGCTCGGGCTGGGGCTTCGTCATCAGGACATGGTGGCGATCATGTCCCGCAACACGTGGCAGTTCGTCGTCACCTACTTCGCGTGCGCCAAGGAGCCTGTTTCACGAACCCAGGTATTTCCGCAGGACTGCAGCCCCGGGAGGTTAAGTGAAAGCATCGGTTGGAATTCGCCATCGCCTGAGGTGTTCCTATGGCCTACAACTTCCGCCCGGTGA
- a CDS encoding PaaI family thioesterase — protein sequence MGAFPLRKFTRETLDVINEMPYIRWAGLRFTEVGSGYSRMELSVAPHHRGGGGTAAVNGGILAYMVDISAGLTLMTTWTEADWSQVTINMHVQYLKPAYGDVIVAESRVLDRGRTIGTVETEIRGPAGEVCTKAISTYRIFPRPVGTADQRLGGGDTSAS from the coding sequence ATGGGAGCCTTCCCCCTGAGGAAGTTCACCCGGGAAACCCTGGACGTCATCAATGAGATGCCGTACATCCGGTGGGCCGGCCTGCGGTTTACAGAAGTAGGTTCTGGCTACAGCCGGATGGAGCTCAGCGTGGCGCCCCACCACCGGGGTGGTGGGGGAACCGCGGCCGTCAACGGCGGGATCCTCGCCTACATGGTGGACATCAGCGCCGGGTTGACGCTGATGACGACGTGGACGGAAGCCGACTGGTCCCAGGTCACCATTAATATGCATGTGCAGTACCTGAAACCGGCCTATGGGGACGTCATCGTCGCGGAAAGTCGTGTTCTCGACCGGGGTAGGACCATCGGAACCGTGGAAACCGAGATCCGCGGCCCGGCGGGAGAGGTGTGCACCAAGGCCATCTCGACGTATCGGATCTTCCCCAGACCCGTGGGAACGGCGGACCAGCGGCTCGGGGGCGGCGACACGAGTGCTTCCTAA
- a CDS encoding IS256 family transposase: protein MSRIPPSQQLAELARQLAAQAREGTEVEDLTHALVRLGARKLIQELLEAEVTELLGRGRYERREPGQEGARNGYKPRTLRCAEGRLEIDVPQVRGMEGLCQPTLWRALKRRTDVLERLVVEMYARGLSTRDIEDALAELAGSEAPLLSRSTVSRITEALHEEFEAFAQRDLSGLDVVYLFADAIYESLRRQAGCREGILVTWAILSDGSKVLVHLSLGNKERYEDWLEHFRDLVRRGLKTPLTVTTDGAPGLIQAVEAMWPEAERIRCWVHKMRNVLDKVPEEARPVLKPYLEAIRDAPDIEQGRRLVAEVVERFGREYPSAMRSLQEDLEASLAHLRLPAAHRKHVRTTNLVERSFEEERRRAKVIPRFRSERECLKLVFAVLWRASERWRRVQFSEHERKQLERYIEERQRQRAAQKEVSPAATVA, encoded by the coding sequence ATGTCCAGGATACCACCCAGCCAGCAGTTGGCGGAGCTGGCCCGGCAGCTGGCCGCGCAGGCCCGGGAGGGTACTGAGGTCGAGGACCTGACCCATGCCCTCGTCCGCCTGGGCGCCCGCAAGCTCATCCAGGAGCTGCTGGAGGCAGAGGTCACGGAGCTTTTGGGGCGCGGACGCTACGAGCGGCGCGAGCCTGGCCAGGAAGGCGCCCGCAACGGCTACAAGCCGCGGACGCTGCGTTGCGCCGAGGGGCGGCTCGAGATCGACGTCCCCCAGGTGCGGGGCATGGAGGGACTGTGCCAGCCCACGCTGTGGAGGGCCCTCAAGCGGCGGACGGACGTGCTGGAGCGCCTGGTGGTGGAGATGTACGCCCGGGGCCTCTCTACCCGGGACATCGAGGATGCGCTGGCGGAGCTGGCGGGCAGCGAAGCGCCGCTTTTGAGCCGGTCCACCGTGAGCCGGATCACCGAGGCGCTCCACGAGGAGTTCGAGGCCTTTGCCCAGCGGGACCTGTCAGGCCTCGACGTGGTGTACCTGTTCGCCGACGCCATCTACGAGTCGCTGCGCCGGCAGGCGGGCTGCCGTGAGGGCATCCTGGTCACCTGGGCCATCTTGAGCGACGGCAGCAAGGTGCTGGTGCACCTGAGCCTGGGCAACAAGGAGCGCTACGAGGACTGGCTGGAGCACTTCCGGGATCTGGTGCGCCGGGGGCTGAAGACGCCGCTGACGGTGACGACGGACGGGGCGCCGGGGCTGATCCAGGCGGTGGAAGCCATGTGGCCGGAGGCGGAGCGCATCCGCTGCTGGGTGCACAAGATGCGGAACGTGCTGGACAAGGTGCCGGAGGAGGCGCGGCCCGTGCTCAAGCCCTACCTGGAGGCGATCCGGGACGCACCGGATATCGAGCAGGGCCGGCGGCTGGTGGCCGAGGTGGTGGAGCGGTTCGGGCGGGAGTATCCCTCGGCCATGCGGAGCCTGCAGGAGGACCTGGAAGCGAGCCTGGCGCACCTGCGGCTACCCGCCGCCCACCGCAAGCATGTCCGGACCACCAACCTGGTGGAGCGCAGCTTCGAGGAGGAGCGGCGGCGCGCCAAGGTGATCCCGCGGTTTCGGAGCGAGCGGGAGTGCCTGAAGCTAGTCTTCGCCGTGCTGTGGCGGGCGAGTGAGCGCTGGCGGCGGGTGCAGTTCAGCGAGCACGAACGAAAGCAGCTGGAGCGCTACATCGAGGAGCGGCAACGGCAAAGAGCGGCGCAGAAAGAGGTTTCACCCGCTGCCACCGTGGCATGA
- a CDS encoding IS256 family transposase: MALLELLRKHQGEPEADALREGLRWLAQQLMELEVSELVGAQRYERTETRKTYRNGYRSRPWDTRVGTIELRIPKLRQGSYFPSLLEPRRRAERALVAVVQEAYVQGVSTRKVDDLVRALGLDGISKSEVSRLCAELDERMERFRNRPLEGEYPYVWLDAKPIKVRQDHRVVNMAAVIAVGVKRTGEREVLGFDVGAAETYEFWLAFLRSLVARGLKGVRLVISDAHEGLKRAISEVLAGASWQRCRVHFMRNLLARVPKHAQPMVAALVRTIFAQPDLESAREQLEHVAANLDRRFPQAAALLRDAMEDVLAYMAFPTEHWRRIHSTNVLERLNRELARRCDVVGIFPNMAAAIRLLGALLEEQQDEWLVSRRYFSLESMAKIDACTSHEATRLHETEATLKVLAM, from the coding sequence ATGGCACTTCTCGAGCTTCTACGCAAACACCAGGGGGAGCCGGAAGCCGATGCCCTGCGGGAAGGACTACGCTGGCTGGCCCAACAGCTCATGGAGCTCGAGGTGAGCGAACTCGTTGGCGCTCAGCGGTACGAGCGCACGGAAACGCGCAAGACCTACCGGAACGGCTATCGCTCCCGGCCCTGGGATACCCGCGTGGGCACCATCGAGCTGCGGATCCCAAAGCTCCGCCAGGGCAGCTACTTCCCAAGCCTGCTGGAGCCACGCCGGCGGGCGGAACGGGCCCTGGTCGCCGTGGTGCAGGAGGCTTATGTGCAGGGGGTCAGCACCCGGAAGGTCGACGACCTGGTCCGGGCCTTGGGCCTGGACGGCATCAGCAAGAGCGAGGTGTCGCGACTCTGCGCGGAACTGGACGAGCGGATGGAGCGCTTCCGCAACCGTCCCCTGGAAGGCGAGTACCCCTACGTTTGGCTCGACGCCAAGCCGATCAAGGTGCGGCAGGACCACCGGGTGGTGAACATGGCCGCGGTCATCGCCGTCGGGGTGAAGCGAACCGGGGAGCGCGAGGTGCTGGGCTTTGACGTGGGCGCCGCCGAGACGTACGAGTTCTGGCTCGCGTTTCTCCGCAGCCTGGTGGCCCGCGGGCTCAAGGGTGTTCGCCTCGTCATCTCCGATGCCCATGAGGGGCTCAAGCGCGCCATCAGCGAGGTGCTGGCGGGCGCCAGCTGGCAACGGTGCCGCGTGCACTTCATGCGGAACCTGCTGGCCCGGGTGCCCAAGCACGCCCAGCCGATGGTGGCGGCCCTGGTGCGGACGATCTTCGCCCAGCCCGACCTGGAGTCCGCCCGGGAGCAGCTGGAACACGTGGCAGCCAACCTGGACCGGCGATTCCCCCAGGCCGCCGCTCTGCTTCGGGATGCAATGGAGGACGTGCTGGCGTACATGGCCTTCCCGACCGAGCACTGGCGGCGGATCCACTCGACCAACGTTCTGGAGCGGCTGAATCGGGAACTGGCCCGGCGCTGCGACGTGGTGGGGATCTTCCCGAACATGGCCGCCGCCATCCGCCTGTTGGGAGCTCTTCTCGAGGAGCAACAGGACGAATGGCTGGTGTCCCGGCGGTACTTCAGCCTGGAGTCGATGGCCAAGATTGACGCGTGTACATCACATGAGGCTACGCGGCTCCATGAAACCGAAGCAACCCTGAAGGTGCTGGCCATGTAA
- a CDS encoding hydantoinase B/oxoprolinase family protein codes for MSVATGSLRQMLEDVRRKTQETGYYAGLRELPLRQENPFRWEEALAKLVAATVTAREVAVHIAASPITRSLNETCFALFTPDGDAVALSTGIIVHVHTMSEDIKQMIEAGYEEFPGIRDGDIFSNNDPALGNVHTTDIHTLIPIFYEPVSRTQVFPQDCTHVGLSEAMDWNSPSPEVSLWPTTSAR; via the coding sequence ATGTCTGTCGCCACAGGATCGTTGCGGCAGATGCTCGAGGATGTCCGGCGGAAGACCCAGGAGACGGGTTATTATGCCGGCCTGCGGGAACTCCCGCTACGGCAGGAAAACCCGTTTCGCTGGGAAGAGGCACTGGCGAAATTAGTAGCCGCCACCGTGACGGCGCGTGAGGTTGCCGTCCATATCGCCGCCTCACCGATCACGCGCAGCCTCAACGAAACCTGCTTCGCGCTCTTCACCCCCGACGGGGATGCCGTTGCCCTCTCCACGGGGATCATTGTTCATGTCCACACCATGAGTGAAGACATCAAGCAGATGATCGAGGCGGGCTACGAAGAATTCCCCGGGATCCGCGATGGCGACATTTTCTCCAATAATGACCCGGCATTGGGCAATGTGCATACAACCGATATCCATACCCTCATCCCCATCTTCTATGAGCCTGTTTCACGAACCCAGGTATTTCCGCAGGATTGCACCCACGTGGGTTTAAGTGAGGCCATGGATTGGAATTCTCCGTCGCCCGAGGTGTCCCTATGGCCTACAACTTCCGCCCGGTGA
- a CDS encoding IS1182 family transposase produces the protein MAYNFRPVNRDQLYLLPPSLRDWLPEDHLAWFLIDAVEQMDLRAFYEKYRADGWGGESYDPTMMVTLLLYAYCVGERSSRRIERLCLEDVAFRVITANQKPDHVTIARFRQRHARELAELFTQVLRLCREAGLGKVGVVALDGTKMKANASLAANRTYDAIRQEVEKMLREAEATDREEDERYGPGRRGDELPEELRHRASRLERLKACKRRLEEEAAREAARQQARIDERKAQEQATGKKRRGRKPKAPDPSVDPAAKANITDPDSRILKTRQGFVQGYNAQAVVSEDQLIVAAAVTQDANDVGQLHPMLQQAQANLRAAGVDEPIRAVVADAGYWSEANVKQAPAEGPELFLATSKEWKHRQAVKDAPPPRGRIPKGLSLRERMERKLRTRRGQAIYAKRSQTVEPVFGQIKAVRGADRFLRRGLAACDSEWKLLCLTHNLLKLWRRVTERSASLPFRCTAAAPA, from the coding sequence ATGGCCTACAACTTCCGCCCGGTGAACCGTGACCAACTGTACCTGCTTCCACCGAGCCTTCGCGACTGGCTGCCTGAGGACCATCTGGCCTGGTTCCTGATCGATGCGGTGGAGCAGATGGACCTGCGGGCCTTTTACGAGAAGTACCGCGCCGACGGCTGGGGTGGAGAGAGTTACGACCCGACCATGATGGTGACGCTGCTGCTGTACGCCTACTGCGTCGGCGAGCGGTCGAGCCGGCGGATCGAGCGGTTGTGCCTCGAGGACGTGGCCTTCCGGGTGATCACCGCCAACCAGAAGCCGGATCACGTGACCATCGCCCGCTTCCGCCAGCGCCATGCGCGGGAACTGGCCGAGCTGTTCACGCAGGTGCTGCGGCTGTGCCGCGAGGCGGGGCTCGGGAAGGTGGGCGTGGTCGCCCTTGACGGGACGAAGATGAAGGCCAACGCCTCGCTGGCGGCCAACCGAACCTACGATGCGATTCGCCAGGAAGTGGAGAAGATGCTCCGGGAAGCGGAGGCCACGGACCGAGAAGAAGATGAGCGGTACGGCCCCGGGCGTCGTGGGGACGAGTTGCCGGAGGAGCTGCGCCACCGTGCGAGCCGGCTGGAGCGGCTAAAGGCATGCAAGCGGCGGCTGGAGGAAGAGGCGGCCCGGGAAGCCGCCCGGCAGCAGGCCCGCATCGACGAACGGAAGGCCCAGGAGCAGGCGACCGGCAAGAAGCGGCGGGGGCGGAAGCCGAAGGCGCCGGATCCCTCGGTGGATCCGGCAGCCAAGGCCAACATCACGGATCCGGACAGCCGGATCCTGAAGACCCGGCAGGGCTTTGTGCAAGGGTACAACGCCCAGGCGGTGGTGAGCGAAGACCAACTCATCGTGGCCGCGGCGGTGACGCAGGACGCCAACGACGTGGGCCAACTGCACCCGATGCTCCAGCAGGCGCAAGCCAACCTCCGGGCCGCGGGCGTGGACGAGCCCATCCGGGCCGTGGTGGCCGATGCGGGGTACTGGAGCGAGGCGAACGTGAAGCAGGCGCCGGCCGAAGGGCCGGAGCTGTTCCTGGCGACGAGCAAGGAGTGGAAGCATCGTCAGGCGGTGAAGGATGCACCCCCTCCGCGGGGCCGGATCCCCAAGGGGCTGAGCCTGCGGGAGCGGATGGAACGCAAGCTGCGGACCCGGCGAGGGCAGGCGATCTACGCCAAGCGCAGCCAGACCGTGGAGCCGGTGTTTGGGCAGATCAAGGCCGTGCGAGGCGCCGACCGGTTCCTGCGTCGCGGTCTGGCGGCGTGTGACAGCGAGTGGAAGCTGCTCTGCTTGACCCACAACTTGCTGAAGCTCTGGCGAAGGGTGACGGAGAGATCCGCGTCCTTACCCTTTCGTTGCACTGCTGCGGCGCCGGCGTAG